One Setaria viridis chromosome 3, Setaria_viridis_v4.0, whole genome shotgun sequence DNA window includes the following coding sequences:
- the LOC117847458 gene encoding B-box zinc finger protein 22 has protein sequence MKVLCSACEAAEASVLCCADDAALCARCDREVHAANRLAGKHQRLPLLAPGGQNAAAAAAAVSPPKCDICQESDAYFFCLEDRALLCRSCDVAVHTANTFVSAHRRFLLTGVQVGQELDDPAPEPPETSPPPPTKSDPAPPLFGESDFSWAAGVTGTLADWSVVNEQFGGSPAPRHAEAASRATPKRSPRAPAFGAGQARIAGGVMDWPLGEFFRGVSDFNGGFSFGESGTSKADSGKLGGSAGGSPYYRSSSEDRDANELFGQVPEIQWSVPELPSPLTASGLHWQHGGGPDSTAFVPDICSPDSAVRCFPTAAAAAAAKRQRNR, from the exons ATGAAGGTGCTGTGCAGCGCctgcgaggcggcggaggcgagcgtcCTCTGCtgcgccgacgacgccgcccTCTGCGCGCGCTGCGACCGCGAGGTCCACGCCGCCAACCGGTTGGCCGGCAAGCACCAGCGCTTGCCCCTCCTCGCCCCCGGCGGCCaaaacgccgccgccgccgccgcggccgtgtcGCCGCCCAAGTGCGACATATGCCAG GAAAGCGACGCCTACTTCTTCTGCCTCGAGGACCGCGCGCTGCTCTGCCGAAGCTGCGACGTCGCCGTGCACACCGCAAACACCTTTGTCTCGGCGCaccgccgcttcctcctcaCCGGCGTCCAGGTCGGCCAGGAGCTGGACGACCCCGCCCCGGAGCCGCCGGAGACGTCGCCTCCCCCGCCGACGAAGAGCGACCCGGCCCCGCCGCTCTTCGGCGAGAGCGACTTCAGCTGGGCGGCCGGCGTCACCGGGACCCTCGCGGACTGGTCGGTCGTGAACGAACAGTTCGGCGGCTCCCCTGCCCCGCGCCACGCCGAGGCGGCGAGCCGGGCCACGCCGAAGCGGAGCCCGCGGGCGCCGGCGTTCGGTGCCGGTCAGGCCCGCATCGCCGGCGGGGTCATGGACTGGCCCCTGGGCGAGTTCTTCCGCGGCGTCAGCGACTTCAACGGCGGCTTCAGCTTCGGCGAGAGCGGCACCTCCAAG GCCGACAGCGGGAAGCtcggcggcagcgcgggggGCTCGCCGTACTACCGCTCGTCGTCGGAGGACCGGGACGCCAACGAGCTGTTCGGCCAGGTGCCGGAGATCCAGTGGTCGGTGCCGGAGCTCCCCTCCCCGCTGACGGCCTCCGGGCTCCACtggcagcacggcggcggccccgaCAGCACCGCCTTCGTGCCGGACATCTGCTCCCCGGACAGCGCCGTCCGCTGCttcccgaccgccgccgccgcagcagcagcaaagcgCCAGAGGAATCGGTAG
- the LOC117849580 gene encoding serine/threonine-protein phosphatase 5, translating into MDSNANSDVQKAEELKLKANDAFKANKFSQAIELYSQAIELNSSNAVYWANRAFAHTKLEEYGSAVQDATKAIEVDPRYSKGYYRRGAAYLAMGKFKEALKDFQQVKKICPNDPDATRKLKECEKAVQKIRFEEAISVGEAERRSVADSIDYHIIEVEPQYAGPRIDGEEITLDFVKAMLNEFKKQKCIHKRYAYQIVLKTLELLRAMPSLVDVDVPNGGHFTVCGDVHGQYFDLLNIFELNGLPSEENPYLFNGDFVDRGSFSVEVILTLFAFKCLYPKAMYLARGNHESKSMNKIYGFEGEVRSKLGEKFVELFAEVFCWLPLAHVINKKVFVVHGGLFSVDGVKLSDIRSIDRFCEPPEEGLMCELLWSDPQPQLGRGPSKRGVALSFGADVTKKFLQDNNLDLIVRSHEVKDEGHEIEHDGKLITVFSAPNYCDQMGNKGAFIRFTAPEMKPDIVTFSAVPHPDVKPMAYANNFLRMFQ; encoded by the exons ATGGATTCTAATGCAAATTCAGATGTGCAAAAGGCCGAGGAACTGAAACTTAAGGCAAATGATGCCTTCAAGG CAAACAAGTTCTCGCAGGCTATAGAGCTGTACAGTCAAGCCATTGAGCTGAACAGTTCGAATGCAGTTTACTGGGCAAACCGTGCATTTGCACATACAAAATTAGAGGAATATGGGAGTGCAGTTCAGGATGCTACAAAAGCCATTGAAGTTGATCCTAGATATTCAAAA GGTTATTATAGACGTGGTGCAGCATATCTTGCCATGGGAAAGTTCAAGGAAGCCCTGAAGGATTTTCAGCAG GTGAAAAAAATCTGCCCGAATGATCCAGACGCTACAAGAAAGTTGAAAGAGTGTGAGAAAGCTGTCCAAAAAATCCGTTTTGAAGAAGCAATTTCTGTTGGAGAAGCAGAGAGGCGCTCTGTGGCCGATTCTATCGACTACCATATTATAG AAGTCGAGCCACAATATGCGGGACCGAGAATTGACGGTGAAGAAATAACACTAGATTTTGTCAAAGCGATGTTGAATGAATTTAAGAAGCAGAAATGCATACATAAAAG ATATGCATATCAGATTGTGTTAAAAACCTTGGAGTTGTTGCGTGCGATGCCTTCACTTGTTGATGTGGATGTTCCAAATGGTGGGCATTTTACAGTTTGTGGTGATGTGCATGGCCAG TACTTTGATCTGCTCAACATATTTGAACTCAATGGGCTCCCCTCAGAAGAAAATCCTTACCTCTTCAATGGTGATTTTGTGGACAGAGGTTCTTTCTCTGTTGAAGTCATACTCACCCTTTTTGCTTTCAAGTGCCTCTATCCAAAAG CTATGTACCTTGCAAGAGGAAATCATGAAAGCAAGAGCATGAACAAGATATATGGCTTTGAGGGTGAAGTGAGGTCAAAGCTGGGTGAAAAATTTGTTGAACTATTTGCTGAAGTCTTTTGTTGGTTACCTCTTGCTCATGTCATCAACAAGAAGGTCTTTGTAGTCCATGGAGGACTCTTTAGTGTTGATGGGGTGAAGCTTTCAGACATTAGATCCATTGATCGTTTCTGTGAACCTCCTGAAGAAG GTCTAATGTGTGAACTACTATGGAGTGACCCTCAGCCTCAGCTTGGAAGAGGTCCAAGCAAACGTGGTGTTGCTCTTTCCTTTGGCGCAGATGTGACTAAGAAGTTTTTACAGGATAATAACCTGG ATCTTATTGTCCGATCCCATGAAGTGAAGGATGAAGGCCATGAAATTGAACATGATGGAAAGCTTATAACAGTCTTCTCTGCCCCTAATTATTGTGACCAG ATGGGCAACAAGGGTGCATTTATTCGGTTCACAGCTCCAGAAATGAAACCTGATATTGTTACTTTCTCAGCTGTG CCACACCCTGATGTCAAGCCGATGGCATATGCAAATAACTTCCTCAGGATGTTCCAATGA
- the LOC117849581 gene encoding aquaporin NIP1-3, which yields MAGAELANGLHESTVAMEEGRGGGDEACRESSEQDGAGSRPMFSVPFVQKIIAEIFGTYFLIFAGCAAVAVNLRTGGTVTFPGICIVWGLAVMVMVYSVGHISGAHLNPAVSVAFATCGRFPWRQVPAYAAAQVMGSTAASLTLRLLFGNAREHFFGTVPAGSDVQSLVIELIISFNLMFVVSGVATDNRAIGELAGLAIGATVLLNVLFAGPISGASMNPARTLGPAIVAGRYAGIWVYFAGPILGTVAGAWAYNLIRFTDKPLREITQTSSFLRSARRN from the exons ATGGCGGGAGCTGAGCTTGCAAACGGCCTGCACGAGAGCACCGTGGCTATGGAggaaggcagaggaggaggggatGAAGCATGCCGTGAGAGCTCGGAGCAGGATGGAGCCGGCAGCCGCCCCATGTTCTCCGTCCCGTTCGTGCAGAAG ATCATCGCCGAGATCTTCGGGACCTACTTCCTGATCTTCGCCGggtgcgcggcggtggcggtgaacCTGCGCACGGGCGGCACGGTGACGTTCCCGGGCATCTGCATCGTCTGGGGCCTCGCCGTCATGGTGATGGTCTACTCCGTCGGCCACATCTCCGGCGCGCACCTCAACCCGGCCGTCTCCGTCGCCTTCGCCACCTGCGGCCGCTTCCCGTGGAGGCAGGTGCCGGCGTacgcggcggcgcaggtcaTGGGCTCGACGGCGGCCAGCCTGACGCTGCGGCTGCTGTTCGGGAACGCGCGGGAGCACTTCTTCGGGACGGTGCCGGCGGGGTCCGACGTGCAGTCGCTCGTCATCGAGCTCATCATCTCCTTCAACCTCATGTTCGTCGTCTCCGGCGTCGCCACGGACAACAGAGCC ATTGGAGAACTCGCTGGCCTTGCTATTGGAGCTACCGTCCTGCTAAACGTCCTCTTTGCAGG GCCTATATCAGGAGCGTCCATGAACCCGGCGAGGACCCTGGGCCCGGCGATCGTCGCCGGCCGCTACGCCGGCATCTGGGTGTACTTCGCCGGGCCCATCTTGGGGACGGTGGCCGGCGCGTGGGCCTACAACCTCATCCGCTTCACCGACAAGCCCCTGCGAGAGATCACCCAGACCTCCTCCTTCTTGCGAAGTGCGAGGAGGAACTAG